The following is a genomic window from Nicotiana tabacum cultivar K326 chromosome 3, ASM71507v2, whole genome shotgun sequence.
ATTTCCTGTAAGTAAATTTTCTGGTCCCACCACCCATATTTTCTCAAGATTTTGCTCTGCTTCTTTTTCTTATTATGCTTGACTTTTGAGAGTTAAAAGTATTCTATTTGTCTGCTCCATTATCTCCTTTCATGGAATATGTCTCATTTCACACTCAACTGTTCCTAGGTGGGAAAATACTGTTCATGTCCTTCTAGTCTGAAACTGAAGCTACCtactttctctttttcctttttaatatgCTTCTACGGTTTTAACTATTACTGTTTTTCTTGGTTTATTTGGAGTTTTCTTGGACTCCATATCAATTTCTGTAAATTAGCATGCTTTAAGCTTTCTTTAATCAGTAACTTGAGGGTGTGTTTGGAATTCTTGATGTTATTATATACTATGTATTATTTCTGTTAATGAAAGAGTTGTAGTTAATTTACTAAATTGTTCCTAATATGTGCCTTAACAGGGTCAAGGTTGCACCTTTTTATCCCAAGTTCATAATGAGACTATTTTGGACATTGATATTGATATTTCTCTACAATGGGTATTCTTCAGAGGGGGttaattcaactctttctgcaaGGCCTAAAGTTGTGAATGTTGGTTGTATGCTAAGTTTCAATACAGCCGTCGGAAAAGTTACCAAAGTTGCTGTGGAAGCTGCCGTGGAAGATATTAATTCCAATCCATCTGTTCTTGGAGGAACTAAGTTGAATGTGATATCATTGGATAGTAATTCCAGTGGATTTCTTGGAATAGTTGAGGGTAAGCCCTTTTGCAACATCTATTATATTCTGTTGGTTTTTGTGTACTTGGATTTTCATAGTTTCAGTAATTGTCTTATACTCTTTGAGTTTTATGTGAACCATTTCATTTTTATATAACAGCTATCCGCTTCATGGAAACGGATATTATGGCCATTATTGGCCCCCAATCTTCTGTTATAGCTCATGTGGTATCAAACATCGCGAATGAGCTTCAGGTCCCTCTATTATCTTTTGCAGCCACAGACCCTACTCTTTCTTCGCTTCAGTACCCGTTTTTTGTTAGAACTTCCCCAAGTGATATGTTTCAGATGGCTGCAATAGCTGAAATAATTGAGCACTACGAATGGAGAGAAGTGATTGCTATATATATTGATGATGATTTTGGAAGAAATGGTATAGCTGCATTAGCAGATCAGCTGGCCAAGAGACGATGTTCGATCTCTTACAAAGCAGCTATGAAACCTGAAGCAACATTGGATGATGCTAGGGATGTCTTGGTTCAGGTTGCTTTGAGAGAATCTCGAATAATGGTTGTTCACACTTATCCTTCAAAGGGTCTGGACATATTCTCTATGGCACGGTATTTAGGGATGATAGATAATGGATATGTTTGGATTGCTACGCATTGGCTCTCGACTATCCTTGACAGTGACGGTCCCCTTTCTCCTGATAAAAAAGAGAATCTTGACGGGGCAATCACTTTGCGTATACACACTCCAGATTCAGAACTGAAAAAGAAGTTTGTCTCGCGGTGGAGCAATTTGACAGGGAAGGCAGGAGTTACTGGTGGAATGTCAACTTGCGCGCTCTATGCCTATGATACTGTGTGGCTACTTGCTCGTGCCATAAACGAATTCTTTAACCAAGGGGGAAACATTTCATTTTCTAAGGATCCAAGGCTAACTGAACAAAATAGTGGAAGTTTGAATCTTGATTCTATGAGCATCTTTGATGGAGGGAAGCTATTGCTTGACGACATATATAAGGTCAATATGACAGGTGTAACAGGACCATATGGTTTCACTTCTGACAGAAATCTATTCCGCCCTGCTTTTGAAGTCATTAATGTTGTTGGTACAGGTTTTAGGAAAGTTGGTTATTGGTGTAATTACTCTGGTTTATCAATTGTTCCTCCTGAAACACTCTACTCTAAGCCGCCAAATCGTTCCTCTTCAAATCAGCAATTACATAGTATAATATGGCCCGGACAAACAACAGAGAAACCTCGTGGATGGGTTTTTCCAAACAATGGGAGACAACTGAAAATTGCAGTCCCTAACCGAGCTAGCTTTCGTGAATTTGTTGGCAAGGTACCAGGCACTACTGACTCATTCAGAGGATACTGTATTGAAGTCTTCACTACAGCCATAAACTTATTGCCTTATGCTGTCCCTTACAAGCTTCTTGCCTTTGGGGATGGCCATAACAATCCAGAAGATACAGAGCTAGTGCGCTTAATCACAGCAGGAGTGAGTATAAGACTACCAATGTTCTACTCTAGTGTCAGTTTAGCAGTGTGTTTTCTAACTGTGTATACTTGGTCTTTCTTTTCAGGTTTATGACGCTGCCATAGGCGACATAGCAATTACAACTAATCGGACAAAAATGGTTGATTTCACTCAACCATACATTGAATCTGGGTTAGTTGTAGTGGCACCAGTTAAGCAGCAGAATTCTAATGCTTGGGCTTTTCTCAGGCCATTTACTCCTAGGATGTGGATTATCACTGGTGTTTTTTTCTTAGTTGTTGGCACTGTAATTTGGATTTTAGAACACAGATTGAATGATGATTTTCGTGGACCTCCGAGTAAGCAGATTGTCACTGTTCTATGGTGAGTTGACAACTACTTGTGCATGTACGTATTATATCAGGATCTTGATTGTGAGAAAAATTATGCAGTTTAGCTTTTTTTTCTGTTCCAATAGCATTTAACTAATAAATTAGCATAAATCAACTTGACGaacaagtctgtcatatattctCTACTCTCTCTGAACTTTCTTCTATTATCTAGTCTTTCTACTTGCCAGTTTCATTCTGTATGTCAAATTTTGCTATTGTTATTTGTGGCTTaaattatttccttgtatttttaggaaacccatatttcctataggtttaggaaaacccattgtcctaatagaattgggaaaggaaaacctatattccttgtcaaattgggaaacctttctcatatatgtttgggaccttttgggatctatatataggggttgtagttggggattctatagattgtattgtgcttcttttctcattcata
Proteins encoded in this region:
- the LOC107777844 gene encoding glutamate receptor 3.6 isoform X2: MRLFWTLILIFLYNGYSSEGVNSTLSARPKVVNVGCMLSFNTAVGKVTKVAVEAAVEDINSNPSVLGGTKLNVISLDSNSSGFLGIVEAIRFMETDIMAIIGPQSSVIAHVVSNIANELQVPLLSFAATDPTLSSLQYPFFVRTSPSDMFQMAAIAEIIEHYEWREVIAIYIDDDFGRNGIAALADQLAKRRCSISYKAAMKPEATLDDARDVLVQVALRESRIMVVHTYPSKGLDIFSMARYLGMIDNGYVWIATHWLSTILDSDGPLSPDKKENLDGAITLRIHTPDSELKKKFVSRWSNLTGKAGVTGGMSTCALYAYDTVWLLARAINEFFNQGGNISFSKDPRLTEQNSGSLNLDSMSIFDGGKLLLDDIYKVNMTGVTGPYGFTSDRNLFRPAFEVINVVGTGFRKVGYWCNYSGLSIVPPETLYSKPPNRSSSNQQLHSIIWPGQTTEKPRGWVFPNNGRQLKIAVPNRASFREFVGKVPGTTDSFRGYCIEVFTTAINLLPYAVPYKLLAFGDGHNNPEDTELVRLITAGVYDAAIGDIAITTNRTKMVDFTQPYIESGLVVVAPVKQQNSNAWAFLRPFTPRMWIITGVFFLVVGTVIWILEHRLNDDFRGPPSKQIVTVLWFSFSTLFNAHRENTVSTLGRIVLLIWLFVVLIINSSYTASLTSILTVQKLSSPITGIESLVNTKDPIGYQLGSFARNYLIEELGIHESRLVPLNLPEDYAKALKDGPSHGGVAAIVDERAYMELFLSTRCQFSILGQEFTKNGWGLSLGTLL
- the LOC107777844 gene encoding glutamate receptor 3.6 isoform X1; amino-acid sequence: MRLFWTLILIFLYNGYSSEGVNSTLSARPKVVNVGCMLSFNTAVGKVTKVAVEAAVEDINSNPSVLGGTKLNVISLDSNSSGFLGIVEAIRFMETDIMAIIGPQSSVIAHVVSNIANELQVPLLSFAATDPTLSSLQYPFFVRTSPSDMFQMAAIAEIIEHYEWREVIAIYIDDDFGRNGIAALADQLAKRRCSISYKAAMKPEATLDDARDVLVQVALRESRIMVVHTYPSKGLDIFSMARYLGMIDNGYVWIATHWLSTILDSDGPLSPDKKENLDGAITLRIHTPDSELKKKFVSRWSNLTGKAGVTGGMSTCALYAYDTVWLLARAINEFFNQGGNISFSKDPRLTEQNSGSLNLDSMSIFDGGKLLLDDIYKVNMTGVTGPYGFTSDRNLFRPAFEVINVVGTGFRKVGYWCNYSGLSIVPPETLYSKPPNRSSSNQQLHSIIWPGQTTEKPRGWVFPNNGRQLKIAVPNRASFREFVGKVPGTTDSFRGYCIEVFTTAINLLPYAVPYKLLAFGDGHNNPEDTELVRLITAGVYDAAIGDIAITTNRTKMVDFTQPYIESGLVVVAPVKQQNSNAWAFLRPFTPRMWIITGVFFLVVGTVIWILEHRLNDDFRGPPSKQIVTVLWFSFSTLFNAHRENTVSTLGRIVLLIWLFVVLIINSSYTASLTSILTVQKLSSPITGIESLVNTKDPIGYQLGSFARNYLIEELGIHESRLVPLNLPEDYAKALKDGPSHGGVAAIVDERAYMELFLSTRCQFSILGQEFTKNGWGFAFPRDSPLAVDMSTAILKLSENGELQRIHDKWLSGIACTSQNTKLEVDRLQLKSFSGLFFICGLACFLALLIYFVMITCQYCHYYPESESSGGSSRSGRLQTFLSFADEKEESVRSRSKRRQLDATSVRSVDQDASVNGSRIDRSEIYSNRVVSFRESA